One Drosophila willistoni isolate 14030-0811.24 chromosome 2R unlocalized genomic scaffold, UCI_dwil_1.1 Seg167, whole genome shotgun sequence DNA segment encodes these proteins:
- the LOC111518576 gene encoding uncharacterized protein LOC111518576 isoform X6 → MGNGIHIARKTADVPTHEFEPIKSDDSDWIIRQRSSSSARGLEEDNREKYIKGPVYERGFSSSGSSGYESIELPEPHVILGSASSDSNTTYRYDSWDATTQPSSVKRERNLHANDSPIPSNRKNYEIQSDADDVTPMSHLKDSQFNASNKSLHKIYLDNEEEDDFIPAERDQTRQEHKFRPQIHLDNDEEDDIVPKRRGKSRQGHGLFRKTYLDYDEKDGLVPTRRSQSRQGHGLRPSYYMDRDEADDIISIRRDRLRQGQKLLPISHLDNDEDDDLVSRKRDRSRHGLRLLPIPHLDHYPNDEGDDFVPRRRDQSRNGHGPRKIFYLNFDDEDEIVITRRRERHEPRPELNLDDAEGDDLVPSISDELPQRHGFPLKTHLQTDDILSDKFKHTKSDDSDWSIHQRSSSSARGLGEDNREKYIKGPVYKMGFSSFDSYQSYEPPEPHVTGGAASSDSNTTYRYDSCHLPSRRREIFMPIMARYILIEEILIHLTLKVEMAN, encoded by the exons ATGGGAAATGGA ATACACATTGCGAGAAAAACAGCAGACGTGCCTACGCACGAGTTTGAACCCATCAAATCTGACGATTCTGATTGGATTATTCGTCAG CGCTCTTCGTCGTCGGCTCGTGGACTAGAAGAAGACAATAGGGAGAAATATATCAAGGGTCCTGTTTACGAGAGGGGTTTTAGTAGTTCCGGTTCTAGTGGATACGAGTCAATTGAACTGCCAGAACCTCATGTTATACTTGGTTCTGCTTCAAGTGACAGTAATACAACCTACAGGTATGACAGCTGGGACGCTACAACG CAGCCCTCTTCCGTTAAGAGGGAGAGAAATCTTCATGCCAATGATAGCCCA ATACCTTCTAATAGAAAAAATTATGAGATTCAAAGTGATGCTGACGATGTTACCCCTATGAGTCATTTAAAAGACAGTCAATTTAATGCGAGTAATAAGTCTCtccacaaaatttatttggaTAATGAAGAAGAGGATGATTTTATTCCTGCAGAAAGGGATCAAACGCGCCAAGAACATAAATTTCGCCCTCAAATTCATTTGGATAACGATGAAGAGGACGATATTGTTCCAAAAAGAAGAGGTAAATCACGTCAAGGACATGGGCTTTTCCGTAAAACTTATTTGGATTATGATGAAAAGGACGGTCTTGTTCCTACAAGAAGGAGTCAATCACGCCAAGGACATGGACTCCGCCCCAGTTATTATATGGATAGGGATGAAGCGGATGATATTATTTCTATAAGAAGGGATCGATTACGCCAAGGCCAAAAACTTCTCCCCATATCCCATTTGGAtaatgatgaagatgatgatctTGTATCTAGAAAAAGGGATCGATCACGCCACGGGCTAAGACTTCTCCCAATACCCCATTTGGATCATTATCCAAATGATGAAGGGGATGATTTTGTTCCTAGAAGGAGGGATCAATCACGCAATGGACATGGACCccgaaaaatattttatttgaattttgatgATGAGGACGAAATTGTTATAACAAGAAGACGCGAAAGACATGAACCCCGCCCTGAACTTAATTTGGATGATGCTGAAGGGGATGATCTCGTTCCGTCAATATCGGATGAATTACCCCAAAGACATGGCTTTCCCTTAAAAACTCATTTACAAACCGATGATATACTATCGGataaatttaaacatactAAATCGGACGATTCTGATTGGAGTATTCATCAG CGCTCTTCGTCATCGGCTCGTGGACTAGGAGAAGACAATAGGGAGAAATATATCAAGGGTCCTGTTTACAAGATGGGTTTTAGTAGTTTTGATTCATACCAGTCATATGAACCGCCGGAACCTCATGTTACAGGTGGTGCTGCTTCAAGTGACAGTAATACAACCTACAGATATGACAGTTG CCATCTTCCGTCGAGAAGGAGAGAAATCTTCATGCCAATAATGGCCCG ATACATTCTAATAGAAGAAATTTTGATACATCTCACACTCAAAGTGGAGATGGCCAATTGA